The following are encoded in a window of Mycobacterium vicinigordonae genomic DNA:
- a CDS encoding MCE family protein: MLRHRIAALAVALAVATVLPSCEWRGINSLPLPGTQGNGPGAYVVQAQLPNVANIQPNSRVRVGDATVGNVTKIERQGWHALVTMKLNGEVNLPANVTAKIGQTSLLGTLHIELAPPTDMPAEGRLHNGSLIPLAHAGTYPTTEQTLSVASILLNGGGLGKAQEITKALGTAFAGRESDLRSLIQQLHEFAGHLNAQKNDIIAATDSLNNLVGQLASQKPVLDKAMRTIPDALAVLKDQRLRLADALDRLGKFTALAATSVSQTKDALVQEFNDLGPVLESLANAGPALTRALSLILTYPFPKENITKFIRGDAANATLMVDLTLSRLDTSFFTGTRWEGNLTELEMQWGRTIGQLPSPATGGNPLVIPYHRDEGS; this comes from the coding sequence ATGTTGAGGCATAGGATCGCTGCATTGGCCGTCGCGCTTGCCGTAGCGACTGTGCTGCCCAGCTGCGAATGGCGGGGCATCAACTCGCTGCCGCTGCCGGGAACCCAAGGCAACGGGCCGGGCGCTTATGTGGTGCAGGCACAGCTTCCCAACGTCGCCAACATTCAACCCAATTCGCGGGTCCGCGTCGGTGACGCGACGGTCGGCAACGTCACCAAGATCGAACGGCAGGGTTGGCATGCCCTGGTCACCATGAAACTCAATGGTGAGGTGAACCTGCCCGCCAACGTCACCGCGAAAATCGGACAAACCAGCCTATTGGGCACACTGCACATCGAGCTCGCCCCTCCGACCGATATGCCGGCAGAAGGTCGGCTCCACAACGGATCACTGATCCCGTTGGCGCATGCCGGTACCTATCCCACGACCGAACAAACTTTGTCGGTGGCCTCGATCCTGCTCAACGGCGGTGGACTCGGCAAGGCGCAAGAAATCACCAAGGCGTTGGGGACCGCATTCGCCGGACGAGAAAGCGACCTACGCAGCTTAATCCAGCAACTTCATGAATTCGCCGGCCACCTCAACGCGCAGAAAAACGACATCATCGCAGCCACCGACAGTCTCAACAACCTCGTGGGTCAACTCGCCAGCCAAAAACCCGTGCTGGATAAGGCGATGCGCACTATCCCCGACGCCTTAGCAGTGCTCAAGGACCAGCGCCTCAGGCTCGCCGATGCGCTTGATCGGCTCGGTAAGTTCACCGCATTGGCCGCCACCTCGGTAAGCCAGACCAAAGACGCTCTGGTGCAGGAATTCAACGATCTTGGACCGGTGCTGGAATCCCTGGCCAACGCCGGACCCGCCTTGACGCGCGCGCTCAGTTTGATCCTGACCTATCCGTTTCCGAAGGAAAATATCACCAAGTTCATCCGCGGCGACGCCGCGAACGCCACCCTGATGGTAGACCTCACCTTAAGTCGCCTCGATACTTCCTTTTTCACTGGTACCCGGTGGGAAGGGAATTTGACTGAACTCGAAATGCAGTGGGGCCGCACGATCGGACAGCTGCCCAGCCCTGCAACTGGCGGCAATCCACTGGTCATTCCCTATCACCGCGATGAGGGGTCCTAA
- a CDS encoding MCE family protein — protein sequence MLISGLMVVRWAPTFHRTQVVAYFDNSNGIFAGDDVVILGVPVGRIDKIEPQPQRAKITFWINDNFKAPADAKAVILSPKLITSRAIQLTPAYTGGAALVDGAVIPQDRTAVPMEFDDLRQQLAQLADSLQPSQPGGTSPLGALINTAASNLRGQGAHIRDTIIKLSQVVSALGDHSGDIFFTVKNLSTLVAALHDSADLMRQLNQNLASVTALLANDPTEVSRAVTDLNTAVSDVAAFVADNREAVGSTAEKLASVSTTVIDSLDDVKQSLHVLPNVLQNVVNIYEPAHGSITSALSVYNFANPISFLCGAVQAASRLNSEQSAKLCVQYLAPIIKNRQYNFLGIGENLFVNAQARPNEVTYSEPWMRPDYRPAPPAPDTAQPAPPAASPATAVSPSQATGTTVTNPADGLRGMIIPGSR from the coding sequence ATGCTGATTTCGGGACTGATGGTGGTGCGGTGGGCGCCCACCTTTCACCGGACCCAGGTGGTCGCCTATTTCGACAATAGCAACGGCATTTTCGCCGGTGATGATGTCGTGATCCTCGGCGTCCCAGTGGGTCGGATCGACAAAATCGAGCCGCAGCCGCAGCGCGCGAAAATCACCTTCTGGATCAACGACAACTTTAAGGCCCCCGCTGACGCTAAGGCGGTCATCCTGTCGCCGAAGTTGATCACGTCGCGCGCGATCCAGCTCACACCCGCATACACCGGCGGCGCGGCACTTGTTGACGGCGCGGTCATACCCCAAGACCGCACGGCGGTACCAATGGAGTTCGACGACTTGCGCCAACAACTGGCGCAACTCGCCGACAGCCTGCAACCCTCCCAGCCCGGCGGGACCAGTCCACTGGGAGCGCTGATCAACACCGCCGCGAGCAACCTGCGCGGGCAAGGCGCGCACATCCGCGACACGATAATCAAACTCTCGCAGGTTGTTTCCGCTTTGGGCGATCATAGTGGTGACATCTTCTTCACTGTGAAGAATCTGTCGACATTGGTTGCGGCGCTGCATGATAGCGCGGACTTGATGCGTCAGCTGAACCAAAACTTGGCTTCGGTCACGGCCCTGTTGGCCAATGACCCTACCGAGGTCTCCCGCGCGGTCACCGACCTCAACACCGCGGTCAGCGACGTCGCAGCATTTGTGGCAGACAATCGCGAGGCGGTGGGGTCTACAGCCGAAAAATTGGCCTCGGTCTCCACGACGGTCATAGACAGCCTCGATGACGTCAAGCAGTCGCTGCATGTCCTGCCCAACGTATTGCAAAACGTGGTCAACATTTATGAGCCGGCCCATGGTTCAATCACCTCCGCCTTGTCCGTCTATAACTTCGCCAATCCAATCTCCTTTCTGTGTGGGGCGGTTCAGGCGGCTTCCCGGCTCAACAGCGAGCAGTCAGCAAAGCTATGCGTCCAATACCTGGCGCCGATCATCAAAAACCGCCAGTACAACTTCCTTGGAATCGGAGAAAATCTTTTTGTCAACGCGCAGGCCCGACCCAATGAGGTGACCTACAGCGAGCCGTGGATGCGGCCCGACTACCGGCCCGCACCGCCGGCGCCCGACACTGCGCAGCCGGCACCACCGGCTGCCTCACCCGCAACGGCCGTCAGCCCGTCACAAGCAACCGGAACAACGGTGACAAATCCCGCAGACGGCCTGCGCGGCATGATCATTCCCGGGAGCCGATGA
- a CDS encoding MCE family protein, translated as MNLDRRTRIQLALFALIAVASGAVMCFRYIDAPAMLFGSEHYTVTLKLARAGGLYYHGNVVYRGTEVGRIESVRLTANGVDAVLTLKSEFAIPSDLQARVHSTSAIGEQYVELLPRTGNAPPLKNGDVILAQDTSIPPDIDTVLDATNRGLAAIPQQNLKTVIDESYISVGGLGPELSRLVTGSTELAIDAEKNLDSLTMLIDQTKPILDSQTDSANAIQGWAAHLATITGELRSSDTSVAGVLHNGGTAADEARQLFRRLQPTLPLLLANLVGIGEVAVAYQPALEQLLVLFPQAVANLQAAIIANLNTKQAYRGIFLDFNLNFGLPPVCNTGFLPPQQQRAASLQDYPERAPGDLYCRVPQDSPFNVRGARNYPCLTVPDKRAPTAKMCDSDENYVPLNDGYNWKGDPNGTLTGQDVPQLPPGQMPPANAVTPGSLAPPAGAPPPPLATAEYDPATGNYVGPDGHLYNQSNLSQTAPKERTWQSMLLPPPTS; from the coding sequence GTGAACCTTGACCGCCGCACAAGAATCCAGCTGGCGCTATTTGCGTTGATCGCCGTGGCGTCGGGAGCCGTGATGTGTTTCCGCTACATCGACGCGCCGGCCATGCTTTTCGGCTCCGAGCACTACACAGTCACACTCAAGCTCGCCCGCGCAGGTGGACTGTACTACCACGGAAACGTCGTCTACCGCGGCACCGAAGTTGGCCGAATCGAGAGCGTGCGCCTCACCGCCAATGGCGTCGACGCCGTGTTGACGCTCAAATCTGAATTCGCCATACCGTCAGATTTGCAGGCGCGGGTGCACAGCACTTCGGCAATCGGCGAGCAGTACGTCGAGCTGTTGCCCCGCACGGGCAACGCTCCGCCGTTGAAGAATGGCGACGTCATCTTGGCCCAGGACACATCGATACCCCCGGATATCGACACAGTGCTTGACGCCACGAACCGTGGGTTGGCAGCAATCCCGCAACAGAACCTCAAAACCGTGATCGACGAAAGCTATATCTCGGTGGGCGGATTGGGTCCCGAACTGTCGCGGCTCGTTACCGGATCTACCGAACTCGCCATCGACGCCGAGAAGAACCTCGACTCGCTGACCATGCTCATCGATCAAACCAAGCCAATCCTGGACTCACAAACCGACAGCGCCAACGCAATCCAGGGCTGGGCAGCCCACCTGGCCACCATCACCGGCGAGCTGCGCTCGAGCGATACCTCCGTGGCCGGAGTGCTGCATAACGGCGGTACGGCCGCTGATGAGGCCCGCCAACTTTTCCGAAGACTGCAACCGACCCTGCCATTGCTACTGGCGAATCTCGTCGGGATCGGAGAAGTGGCCGTCGCATATCAGCCCGCCCTGGAACAGCTGCTCGTTCTTTTCCCACAAGCCGTGGCCAACTTGCAGGCCGCAATCATAGCGAACCTCAACACCAAGCAGGCCTACCGAGGCATCTTCTTGGACTTCAACCTCAACTTTGGGCTGCCGCCGGTCTGCAACACCGGATTCCTACCGCCGCAGCAACAGCGGGCGGCGTCTCTTCAGGATTACCCCGAACGTGCCCCCGGTGATCTGTATTGCCGTGTGCCCCAAGACTCGCCGTTCAACGTCCGCGGCGCGCGGAACTACCCCTGCCTGACCGTTCCGGACAAACGTGCCCCGACGGCGAAGATGTGCGACAGCGACGAGAACTATGTGCCGCTCAACGATGGCTACAACTGGAAGGGCGACCCGAACGGCACCCTGACTGGTCAAGACGTACCCCAATTGCCGCCCGGGCAAATGCCCCCGGCGAACGCGGTGACACCAGGATCGTTGGCGCCGCCGGCGGGGGCACCCCCACCACCGCTCGCGACCGCCGAATATGACCCTGCCACTGGCAATTACGTCGGCCCTGACGGACATCTGTACAACCAGTCCAACCTGTCCCAAACCGCGCCGAAGGAGCGAACATGGCAGTCAATGCTTTTGCCGCCGCCGACGAGCTGA
- a CDS encoding MCE family protein, producing MKSFSERNLTVIGAISAAVTAATIFGALQYDKLPLFSLQKREYSAYFAESGGLTPGAHVQVSGLRVGAVTSVALDGARVLIKFNVDKDVHLGDRTEAAIKAKSLLGAKLLEITPRGEGQLSSPIPTERTTPAYQLPDALGDLAQTIEGLNTDQLNQSLTTLAQTFQDTPPDLKTAIEGIARISQTLNDRDAQLRDLLANAAKATTVLAPRSDQVAALIVNANALLTQLLTQSSSLDQISGNISALSRQLTGFVADNRAQLRPALEKINSVLTIVENRKERVQKSIKLLNSYAMSLGEAVSSGPFFNGYVANLLPGQFVQPFVDAAFSDLGLDPHVLLPSERSDPQTGQRGTPPLPVPYPRTGQGGPPNLTLPGAITGNPGDPRYPYREPLAAPPPGGPPPGPPAVAPPGLASTPEPTPSPIYVPAPGEAPPRPTAPATSEEQP from the coding sequence ATGAAATCCTTCTCCGAACGCAATCTGACAGTAATCGGTGCGATCAGTGCAGCGGTAACTGCCGCAACCATTTTCGGGGCTCTGCAGTACGACAAACTGCCACTTTTCAGCCTTCAAAAGCGGGAGTACAGCGCTTATTTCGCCGAGTCCGGCGGACTGACGCCTGGAGCGCACGTTCAAGTATCTGGCTTGCGAGTCGGGGCAGTGACGAGCGTCGCGCTCGATGGTGCGCGAGTGCTAATCAAGTTCAACGTGGACAAGGACGTCCATCTCGGTGATCGCACAGAGGCGGCGATTAAAGCCAAGAGCCTGCTGGGCGCCAAACTGTTAGAGATCACCCCGCGCGGGGAGGGGCAGCTATCGAGCCCCATCCCCACAGAGCGCACCACCCCTGCCTATCAATTGCCCGATGCACTCGGTGATTTGGCCCAAACCATCGAGGGACTGAACACAGATCAGCTTAACCAATCGTTGACCACGTTGGCGCAGACTTTTCAAGACACCCCGCCGGATCTCAAGACCGCGATCGAAGGTATCGCCCGAATCTCGCAGACCCTCAACGACCGCGACGCCCAGCTACGTGACCTGCTGGCCAACGCAGCAAAGGCAACCACGGTGCTTGCCCCACGCAGCGACCAGGTGGCCGCGCTGATTGTCAACGCCAATGCACTGCTGACACAACTGCTTACACAGAGCTCGTCATTGGACCAGATCTCTGGCAACATTTCCGCGTTGTCGCGTCAACTAACGGGATTCGTCGCCGACAACCGTGCCCAGCTACGACCTGCGCTGGAAAAAATCAACAGCGTGCTGACGATCGTGGAAAACCGCAAGGAGCGCGTGCAGAAGTCGATCAAGCTGCTCAACTCCTACGCGATGTCATTGGGTGAAGCAGTGTCATCGGGCCCCTTCTTCAACGGCTATGTCGCCAATCTGCTTCCCGGCCAATTCGTGCAGCCCTTCGTCGACGCGGCATTCTCCGATCTTGGGCTCGACCCCCATGTGTTGTTGCCCTCAGAACGGTCCGACCCGCAGACCGGTCAGCGGGGGACCCCGCCGCTGCCGGTGCCCTACCCTCGAACCGGCCAAGGCGGGCCGCCCAATTTGACGCTGCCCGGCGCGATCACTGGCAACCCCGGCGATCCGCGGTATCCCTATCGAGAGCCGCTGGCCGCCCCGCCGCCGGGAGGTCCACCCCCGGGGCCTCCGGCCGTCGCGCCACCCGGGCTGGCTTCCACGCCAGAACCCACACCGTCGCCGATTTATGTGCCAGCGCCTGGCGAAGCACCACCGCGGCCAACGGCGCCGGCAACGTCTGAGGAGCAACCGTGA
- a CDS encoding DUF732 domain-containing protein: MSPRMLAIFAVVLIAGTITATMVPQASAAPAPEVEYVYDVMVRRHYDFPGHADAVNYGYGICDKVGRGDSYARVMTDTRSEVVPSDEFAANYLISYAVNLLCPDLIWLLRNSAAYYRPPAP, translated from the coding sequence ATGAGTCCGCGCATGCTGGCGATATTCGCGGTGGTACTTATCGCGGGCACCATAACAGCGACGATGGTCCCACAGGCGTCTGCGGCGCCGGCACCAGAGGTGGAATACGTGTACGACGTTATGGTTCGGCGGCACTATGACTTTCCGGGCCACGCAGACGCGGTCAACTACGGGTACGGCATCTGCGACAAGGTCGGCCGGGGCGATAGCTATGCCCGGGTGATGACCGATACGAGAAGTGAGGTTGTCCCAAGCGACGAGTTTGCGGCCAATTACCTGATCTCGTATGCGGTGAATCTCCTCTGTCCCGACCTGATCTGGCTGCTACGCAACTCCGCAGCCTACTACCGCCCGCCGGCACCGTGA
- the argS gene encoding arginine--tRNA ligase, which yields MTPADLAELLKITAMAVLAEHDLDVSALPQTVTVERPRNPEHGDYASNLALQLGKKVGANPRELAGWLAEALTNADGIAAAEVAGPGFINMRLETSAQAKIVNDVIDAGSAYGHSGDLKNQKINLEFVSANPTGPIHIGGTRWAAVGDALGRLLTTQGADVVREYYFNDHGAQIDRFANSLVAAAKGERPPEDGYAGTYINDIAAQVLQKAPDALQEPDAEMHETFREIGVDLMFAHIKESLHEFGTDFDVYTHEDSMHTSGRVDEAIAKLRETGNIYEKDGATWLRSSAFGDDKDRVVVKSDGKPAYIAGDLAYYLDKRQRGFDLCIYMLGADHHGYIARLKAAAAAFGEDPATVEVLIGQMVNLVRDGQPVKMSKRAGTVITLDDLVEAIGVDAARYSLIRSSVDTPIDIDLALWSSASNENPVYYVQYAHARLSALARNAAELGLIPDTGHLELLSHDKEGTLLRTIGEFPRVLRTAASLREPHRVCRYLEDLAGDYHRFYDACRILPQGDEQPTDLNTARLALCQAARQVIGNGLAILGVSAPERM from the coding sequence GTGACCCCCGCCGACCTCGCTGAGCTGCTCAAAATCACCGCCATGGCGGTGCTGGCTGAGCATGACCTCGACGTGTCCGCGCTGCCCCAGACGGTCACGGTGGAGCGCCCGCGCAACCCCGAGCACGGGGACTACGCTTCCAACCTGGCCCTGCAGTTGGGTAAGAAGGTCGGCGCAAACCCGCGTGAGCTGGCCGGATGGCTCGCCGAGGCGCTCACTAACGCCGATGGCATCGCCGCTGCCGAGGTGGCCGGGCCTGGCTTTATCAACATGCGTCTGGAGACCTCGGCGCAGGCCAAGATCGTCAACGACGTCATCGACGCCGGGTCGGCATATGGTCACTCCGGTGACCTCAAGAATCAAAAGATCAACCTAGAGTTTGTTTCGGCCAACCCCACCGGCCCGATCCACATCGGCGGTACCCGCTGGGCCGCGGTCGGCGACGCGCTGGGCCGGCTCCTCACCACGCAGGGCGCCGACGTGGTCCGCGAGTACTACTTCAACGACCACGGCGCTCAGATCGACCGTTTCGCCAACTCGCTGGTCGCCGCGGCCAAGGGGGAACGCCCGCCCGAGGACGGTTACGCGGGCACCTACATCAACGACATCGCCGCCCAGGTGTTGCAGAAGGCGCCCGATGCGCTCCAAGAGCCGGACGCCGAGATGCACGAGACGTTCCGCGAGATCGGCGTCGACCTGATGTTCGCGCACATTAAGGAATCGCTGCACGAGTTCGGCACCGACTTCGACGTCTACACCCATGAAGACTCCATGCACACCAGCGGCCGGGTCGACGAGGCCATCGCCAAGCTCCGTGAGACCGGCAACATCTACGAAAAGGACGGCGCAACGTGGTTGCGTAGCAGTGCCTTTGGCGATGATAAAGACCGCGTCGTGGTCAAGAGCGACGGCAAACCCGCCTACATCGCCGGCGACCTTGCTTACTACCTGGACAAGCGGCAGCGCGGATTCGACCTGTGTATCTACATGCTGGGGGCCGATCACCACGGCTACATCGCCCGGCTCAAGGCGGCCGCGGCCGCCTTCGGCGAGGACCCGGCCACCGTCGAGGTGCTGATCGGGCAGATGGTCAACCTGGTGCGTGACGGCCAGCCGGTCAAGATGAGCAAGCGGGCTGGCACCGTGATCACCCTCGACGACCTGGTCGAAGCCATCGGCGTGGACGCGGCACGCTACAGCCTGATCCGGTCCTCAGTGGACACCCCGATCGACATCGACCTCGCTCTATGGTCATCGGCGTCCAACGAAAACCCGGTCTACTATGTGCAATACGCGCATGCCCGGCTATCTGCGCTGGCTCGCAACGCCGCCGAACTGGGCCTGATTCCCGACACGGGTCACCTTGAACTGCTCAGTCACGACAAAGAGGGCACCCTGCTGCGCACCATCGGCGAGTTCCCTCGGGTGCTGAGAACCGCCGCTTCGCTGCGAGAGCCACACCGGGTCTGCCGCTACCTGGAGGATCTCGCGGGCGACTACCATCGGTTCTACGACGCCTGCCGGATCCTGCCGCAAGGCGACGAACAGCCCACCGACCTGAACACCGCACGGCTGGCGTTGTGCCAGGCGGCCCGCCAGGTCATCGGCAACGGATTGGCGATCCTCGGAGTCAGCGCCCCGGAGAGAATGTGA
- a CDS encoding homoserine dehydrogenase, with the protein MPGDEKAIGVAVLGLGVVGSEVVRIIERSAEDLAGRIGAPLVLRGVGVRRVAADRGVPIELLTDDIDELVTRDDVDIVVEVMGPVEPARKAILAALQHGKSVVTANKALLSTSSGELAAAAESEAVDLYFEAAVAGAIPVIRPLTQSLAGDTVLRVAGIVNGTTNYILSEMGSTGADYEQALADASALGYAEADPTADVEGYDAAAKAAILASIAFHTRVTADDVYREGITKITPSDFESAKSLGCTIKLLSICERITLDEGQQRVSARVYPALVPLSHPLATVNGAFNAVVVEAEAAGRLMFYGQGAGGAPTASAVTGDLVMAARNRVLGSRGPRESKYAQLPVAPMGFIETRYYVSMNVADKPGVLSAVAAEFAKREVSIAEVRQEGVTDQGGQRVGARIVVVTHRATDAALSETVEALADLDVVQSVASVLRLEGTDL; encoded by the coding sequence GTGCCTGGTGACGAAAAGGCCATAGGCGTGGCGGTACTCGGGTTGGGTGTCGTGGGCAGCGAGGTCGTGCGCATCATCGAGCGCAGTGCCGAGGATTTGGCTGGCCGCATCGGCGCACCGCTGGTCCTGCGCGGCGTCGGGGTGCGTCGGGTGGCCGCTGACCGTGGTGTGCCCATCGAGTTGCTCACCGACGACATCGACGAACTTGTCACCCGCGACGACGTCGACATTGTCGTGGAGGTGATGGGCCCGGTTGAACCTGCGCGTAAGGCGATCCTGGCCGCACTCCAGCACGGCAAGTCCGTCGTCACCGCCAACAAGGCGTTGTTGTCCACGTCCAGCGGGGAACTGGCGGCAGCCGCCGAAAGCGAAGCCGTCGACCTCTACTTCGAGGCGGCGGTCGCGGGCGCGATCCCGGTGATCCGTCCGCTGACCCAGTCGCTGGCCGGAGACACGGTGCTGCGGGTCGCCGGAATTGTCAACGGCACCACCAACTACATCCTGTCGGAGATGGGCAGTACCGGCGCCGACTATGAGCAGGCCTTGGCCGATGCGAGCGCGCTCGGCTACGCCGAGGCCGACCCCACCGCCGACGTGGAGGGCTATGACGCAGCCGCCAAAGCCGCCATTCTGGCCTCCATCGCCTTTCACACCCGGGTGACCGCCGACGACGTATATCGCGAGGGCATCACCAAGATCACGCCGTCGGATTTCGAGTCCGCAAAATCCTTGGGCTGCACCATCAAACTGCTGTCCATTTGCGAGCGCATCACGCTCGACGAAGGCCAGCAACGGGTTTCGGCCCGGGTGTATCCGGCGCTAGTGCCATTGTCGCACCCGCTCGCCACGGTCAACGGCGCGTTCAACGCCGTGGTGGTCGAAGCCGAGGCGGCCGGACGGCTGATGTTCTACGGGCAAGGCGCCGGAGGCGCTCCCACCGCCTCGGCGGTCACCGGTGACCTGGTGATGGCAGCGCGTAACCGGGTGCTGGGTAGTCGAGGCCCGCGCGAGTCCAAGTACGCCCAACTGCCGGTGGCACCAATGGGTTTCATCGAGACCCGGTACTACGTGAGCATGAATGTTGCCGACAAACCCGGTGTGTTGTCCGCAGTGGCAGCCGAATTCGCCAAACGTGAAGTGAGCATCGCCGAGGTCCGCCAGGAGGGCGTGACCGATCAAGGTGGTCAACGGGTGGGTGCCCGCATCGTCGTGGTCACCCACCGCGCGACCGACGCCGCCCTGTCGGAAACCGTCGAAGCACTCGCCGACCTGGACGTCGTGCAGAGCGTGGCGAGCGTGCTGAGACTGGAAGGAACCGATCTATGA
- the lysA gene encoding diaminopimelate decarboxylase: MLRLAPNVWPRNTTRDDSGVAEIAGVGVTELAQEYGTPLFVIDEDDFRSRCRETATAFGGGVNVHYAAKAFLCSEIARWIAEEGLSLDVCTGGELAVALHANFPPERIALHGNNKSVAELTTAVKSGVGHIVLDSMIEIERLDAIAGEAGIVQDVYVRLTVGVEAHTHEFISTAHEDQKFGLSVASGAAMAAVRRVFETDHLRLVGLHSHIGSQIFDVAGFEIAAHRVIGLLRDIVAEFGVEKTAQVSTIDLGGGLGISYQPSDDPPPIHELAAKLSAIVSAESSAVGLPTPRLVVEPGRAIAGPGTITLYEVGTVKDVDVSATAHRRYVSVDGGISDNIRTALYDAQYDVRLVSRLSDSPAVQARLVGKHCESGDIIVRDAWVPDDIRPGDLVAVAATGAYCYSLSSRYNMVGRPAVVAVRGGQSRLILRRETFDDLLSLEVR, encoded by the coding sequence TTGTTGCGTCTGGCACCGAATGTATGGCCGCGCAACACTACTCGCGATGACAGTGGGGTAGCGGAGATCGCCGGGGTGGGGGTCACCGAGCTGGCCCAGGAGTACGGGACTCCGTTGTTCGTCATCGACGAAGACGACTTCCGCTCCCGCTGTCGGGAGACGGCCACCGCCTTCGGCGGGGGAGTGAACGTGCACTACGCCGCCAAGGCGTTCCTGTGCAGCGAGATAGCCCGCTGGATCGCCGAAGAGGGCCTGTCTTTGGACGTCTGCACCGGCGGTGAACTCGCCGTCGCGCTGCACGCGAACTTCCCGCCCGAACGAATCGCGTTGCACGGCAACAACAAATCGGTTGCCGAGCTGACTACCGCGGTGAAATCAGGTGTCGGCCATATTGTTCTGGACTCTATGATCGAGATCGAACGACTCGACGCGATCGCCGGCGAGGCCGGAATAGTGCAGGACGTCTACGTGCGACTCACCGTCGGTGTAGAAGCACACACGCATGAATTCATCTCTACGGCACACGAAGACCAGAAGTTCGGTTTGTCGGTGGCCAGCGGTGCCGCGATGGCCGCCGTGCGGCGCGTGTTCGAAACCGACCACCTGCGTCTGGTTGGCCTGCACAGCCATATCGGGTCGCAGATCTTCGACGTCGCGGGCTTTGAAATCGCCGCGCACCGCGTCATCGGCCTGCTGCGCGACATCGTCGCCGAATTCGGTGTCGAGAAGACCGCGCAAGTGTCCACCATTGATCTCGGTGGCGGACTTGGTATTTCGTACCAGCCCTCCGACGACCCGCCGCCGATACATGAACTGGCCGCCAAGCTGAGCGCCATTGTGAGCGCCGAATCATCCGCCGTCGGTCTACCCACACCCAGGTTGGTGGTCGAGCCTGGCCGGGCCATCGCCGGGCCGGGCACCATCACGCTCTACGAAGTCGGCACCGTCAAGGACGTCGATGTAAGTGCTACTGCGCACCGCCGCTACGTCAGCGTCGACGGCGGCATCAGTGACAACATCCGCACCGCGCTCTATGACGCGCAATACGATGTGCGGCTGGTCTCGCGATTGTCCGATTCCCCTGCTGTGCAGGCTCGTCTGGTCGGAAAACATTGCGAGAGTGGCGATATCATCGTGCGCGACGCCTGGGTACCCGACGATATCCGGCCGGGCGACTTGGTCGCGGTCGCCGCGACCGGCGCCTACTGCTATTCGCTGTCGAGCCGATACAACATGGTGGGTCGCCCCGCCGTGGTAGCCGTGCGCGGTGGGCAGTCCCGGCTGATCCTGCGTCGCGAGACCTTCGACGATCTGCTGAGTCTGGAAGTGAGGTGA
- a CDS encoding CAP domain-containing protein — MVPIAAALAAGVTLATPLAHADNKRLNDSVVANVYTIQHQAGCANDVKINPQLQLAAQWHSQDVLNNRNLDGDIGSDASTPQDRANAAGYHGHVAETVAINPAVAISGIELINQWHSSPEYLAIMSDCANTQIGVWSENSPDRTVVVAVYGQPQTPTPTPTPRALGDRSNNVPLDPNPDYDASDEVEFGIDWFAWILRGRYPPPAYPPN, encoded by the coding sequence ATGGTGCCCATTGCTGCAGCGCTAGCCGCCGGTGTGACACTGGCCACGCCGTTGGCCCATGCTGACAACAAGCGACTCAACGACTCCGTCGTCGCCAACGTCTACACCATCCAGCATCAGGCGGGCTGCGCCAACGACGTCAAGATCAATCCACAATTGCAGTTGGCTGCGCAGTGGCACAGCCAGGACGTGCTGAACAACCGCAACCTCGACGGCGATATCGGCTCGGACGCATCTACCCCACAAGATCGCGCCAATGCAGCAGGCTACCACGGGCACGTAGCAGAAACCGTGGCGATCAACCCCGCTGTGGCTATCAGCGGGATCGAGCTAATCAACCAATGGCATTCCAGCCCGGAGTATTTGGCCATCATGTCTGATTGCGCCAACACGCAAATCGGGGTGTGGTCAGAAAACAGCCCCGATCGCACCGTCGTTGTCGCCGTCTACGGGCAGCCACAGACACCGACGCCGACACCGACACCGCGCGCACTCGGCGACCGTTCCAACAACGTCCCGCTGGATCCTAACCCCGATTACGACGCCTCCGATGAAGTCGAGTTCGGCATCGACTGGTTTGCGTGGATCCTGCGCGGCCGGTATCCGCCTCCCGCGTACCCGCCGAACTGA